A region of Asticcacaulis excentricus DNA encodes the following proteins:
- a CDS encoding PadR family transcriptional regulator: MAETIDIQLKKGVLGLCVLALLARNESYAYEIASTLSDAIGMGEGTIYPLMRRMQSDGLVDTRLVESSSGPSRKYYRLTEAGHAALAAQAAEWRGFARSVDALLDAAPPEPQPAPTETQEG; the protein is encoded by the coding sequence ATGGCTGAAACCATTGACATTCAACTGAAGAAAGGCGTGCTCGGCCTGTGCGTGCTGGCGCTTCTGGCCCGCAACGAGAGCTACGCCTATGAAATCGCTTCCACCCTGTCCGATGCGATCGGAATGGGCGAAGGCACCATCTATCCGCTGATGCGGCGGATGCAGAGCGACGGGCTGGTCGATACGCGACTGGTCGAATCCTCATCGGGACCGTCGCGCAAATATTACCGCCTGACCGAGGCCGGTCACGCGGCACTGGCGGCGCAGGCCGCTGAATGGCGCGGCTTTGCCCGCAGCGTCGATGCGCTGCTGGATGCCGCACCGCCTGAGCCGCAACCGGCTCCTACCGAAACGCAAGAGGGGTAA
- a CDS encoding DUF1700 domain-containing protein — translation MTRNEFINRLKQGLTGLPAASIADVVADYEAHFTDGVAAGRSEAEVAAALGDPARLARELRAEIGLKQWEDTKSPSSAVSAVFAVLGLGAIDILILLPLLMGVIGTLFGFFMSAIGIFIASGVVFATGAFWMPGGVFAALLGGVGGMALAVTIAGLTAIVSVWLVNGLVWYARLHYRLLKPALDAQNA, via the coding sequence ATGACCCGCAACGAATTTATCAATCGGCTTAAGCAAGGCCTGACGGGCCTGCCCGCCGCTTCCATCGCCGATGTGGTCGCCGACTACGAAGCCCATTTCACGGACGGCGTCGCCGCCGGTCGCAGCGAGGCCGAAGTGGCTGCTGCCCTGGGTGATCCGGCACGTCTGGCGCGCGAACTGCGGGCCGAAATCGGCCTGAAACAGTGGGAAGACACCAAGTCGCCCTCTTCGGCGGTCAGCGCGGTGTTTGCCGTTCTGGGGCTTGGGGCCATCGACATCCTGATCCTGCTGCCGCTGCTGATGGGCGTCATCGGCACCCTGTTTGGCTTCTTCATGAGCGCTATCGGTATCTTTATCGCCAGCGGCGTCGTCTTCGCGACCGGGGCCTTCTGGATGCCGGGCGGTGTGTTTGCCGCGCTTCTGGGCGGTGTCGGCGGGATGGCTCTGGCCGTTACCATTGCCGGCCTTACCGCTATCGTCAGCGTGTGGCTGGTCAACGGTCTCGTCTGGTACGCCCGTCTGCACTATCGCCTGCTGAAACCCGCGCTTGATGCGCAGAACGCCTGA